The following proteins come from a genomic window of Gemmatimonas sp.:
- a CDS encoding HNH endonuclease: MVPLRRALRLVIDGKAEIVEADRHAPVRSEKQAFPRPAVIRLTRYVHVPRRFRRQVTNIFLFARDDYQCQYCGRRSSELKPRESLTRDHLVPMSRGGTNEWSNVVTACSSCNTRKANRMPAEIGMHPLHAPVEPHFVHLSWAVRRLTPIQAQYIRTFYGEETLRELEKIEGSGLRATGRP; the protein is encoded by the coding sequence ATGGTGCCGCTGCGCCGGGCGCTGCGTCTGGTGATCGACGGCAAGGCCGAGATCGTCGAGGCCGACCGGCACGCGCCGGTGCGCTCGGAGAAGCAGGCCTTTCCGCGTCCTGCCGTCATTCGGCTCACGCGCTACGTGCACGTGCCGCGGCGCTTCCGTCGGCAGGTAACGAACATCTTTCTGTTCGCGCGTGACGACTACCAGTGTCAGTACTGCGGGCGCCGGTCCAGTGAGCTCAAGCCGCGCGAATCGCTCACGCGCGATCACCTCGTTCCCATGTCGCGCGGCGGCACGAATGAATGGTCGAACGTGGTGACGGCCTGCAGCTCCTGCAACACGCGGAAGGCCAATCGCATGCCCGCGGAGATCGGCATGCACCCGCTGCACGCGCCGGTCGAGCCGCACTTCGTGCACCTCTCGTGGGCCGTGCGGCGACTCACGCCCATCCAGGCGCAGTACATCCGCACCTTCTACGGCGAAGAGACGTTGCGCGAGCTGGAGAAGATCGAGGGGAGTGGATTGCGGGCGACCGGTCGGCCCTAG
- a CDS encoding sigma-54 dependent transcriptional regulator: MPSVLIVDDEPNIRRMVGALLSAEGYDVRDAADGRTGLALAEALEPDIALVDLMMPGELDGLALLEKLRERRPDVPVVMMSGRAALTDAVRATRLGAFTFLEKPLTPEGVLLALASAFELRQARRTAAALREDLGISGEMVGESPVMREVRALIARIGPTDARVLITGESGTGKELVAAALHEGSPRRDKPFVRVNCAAIPRDLVESEMFGHERGAFTGATERRIGRFELAHTGTLFLDEVGDLGAEAQAKLLRAIEAREIERVGGGKPIRIDVRILAATNKDLTRAVADGTFREDLFFRLNVIPMQLPPLRDRPGDLPALVRHFSARHRTRTGRPLVTWQPEALAALGGYRWPGNVRELANVVERLAILHAGSEVSRTDVLQVIPQAAHGAATAHGASDRAGADPTDGLPLSDALDVYERRLIAAALAHSDGNVAEAARRLQTDRPNLYRRMRRLGLASPAE, from the coding sequence ATGCCCAGCGTACTCATAGTCGACGACGAGCCGAACATCCGGCGCATGGTGGGGGCCCTGCTCTCAGCGGAAGGGTATGATGTGCGCGACGCCGCCGATGGGCGCACCGGTCTCGCGTTGGCGGAAGCGCTCGAGCCGGACATCGCACTCGTCGATCTCATGATGCCGGGAGAGCTCGACGGCCTTGCCCTGCTGGAGAAGTTGCGTGAACGCCGCCCCGATGTGCCGGTGGTCATGATGAGCGGGCGCGCGGCACTCACCGATGCCGTGCGCGCCACCAGGCTCGGTGCCTTCACCTTCCTCGAGAAGCCCCTCACCCCCGAGGGGGTGCTGCTGGCGCTCGCCTCGGCGTTCGAACTGCGGCAGGCGCGCCGCACAGCGGCAGCGCTGCGCGAAGACCTGGGCATCTCGGGAGAGATGGTCGGCGAGTCGCCGGTCATGCGGGAGGTCCGCGCGCTCATCGCGCGTATTGGCCCAACGGATGCGCGCGTCCTCATCACCGGCGAGTCGGGCACGGGCAAGGAACTGGTCGCCGCCGCCCTCCACGAAGGGAGTCCGCGCCGCGACAAGCCCTTCGTGCGCGTGAACTGTGCCGCCATTCCGCGTGACCTGGTGGAGAGCGAGATGTTCGGCCACGAGCGTGGGGCCTTCACCGGCGCCACCGAACGGCGCATCGGCCGCTTCGAACTGGCCCACACCGGTACGCTGTTCCTGGACGAGGTCGGCGATCTCGGCGCCGAAGCGCAGGCCAAGCTGCTGCGGGCCATCGAGGCACGAGAGATCGAGCGCGTGGGTGGCGGCAAGCCGATCAGGATCGACGTGCGCATTCTCGCGGCCACCAACAAGGACCTGACCCGCGCCGTGGCCGACGGCACGTTCCGTGAAGACCTGTTCTTTCGGCTCAACGTGATTCCCATGCAGCTGCCACCGCTGCGTGACCGGCCCGGCGACCTGCCCGCCCTCGTACGCCACTTCTCGGCGCGCCATCGCACACGCACAGGGCGGCCCCTGGTTACCTGGCAGCCGGAGGCGCTCGCCGCACTGGGTGGATATCGCTGGCCAGGCAACGTGCGCGAACTCGCCAACGTGGTGGAGCGGCTCGCCATCCTGCATGCCGGCTCCGAGGTGTCACGCACCGACGTGCTGCAGGTCATCCCGCAGGCCGCGCACGGCGCCGCCACCGCGCACGGCGCAAGCGACCGCGCCGGAGCCGATCCCACCGACGGGCTGCCGCTGAGCGATGCACTCGACGTGTACGAGCGGCGCCTCATTGCCGCCGCCCTCGCACACAGCGATGGCAACGTGGCCGAGGCGGCGCGGCGGCTCCAGACCGACAGGCCCAATCTGTATCGTCGCATGCGGCGGCTCGGGCTCGCCTCGCCCGCCGAGTGA
- a CDS encoding amidohydrolase family protein, with product MLPISAPAMEDGAVLVLGDTIAWVGPAHAAGAVLSAHGAEPVSVVALGDAVLLPGLVNAHSHLELTTLRGFLEGLDFREWLRTLTAVRRDLLTEADLLDASRVGIVEALRHGITTLADCTDSAMPLHAMRELGVRGIGYVELFGPDPAQRDESLSRLRARVELLRQQDTPLVRTGVSPHAPYTVSASLFRATAEYALAERLPMAVHVAESAAETAFVCSGEGPFAERLRARGMAVAPQARSPVALLEATGVLAVRPLLIHAVRVDEADLQRIAHHGASIVHCPLSNAKLGQGLAPLDRMQAHGIAVGLGTDSVASNDRMHLIDEARQAILAHAIRSGSPDSLSAHGALELATAGGAAALGLEAVVGTLEVGKAADLAAFPLDDATVHTVHDPAVTLVHALAGRAQATLVTVGGRVLVRGGQVLVDDPTWHVRQRETGARLRQWRQRGAP from the coding sequence GTGCTCCCCATCAGTGCACCGGCCATGGAAGACGGGGCGGTGCTGGTATTGGGCGACACGATTGCCTGGGTGGGACCGGCACATGCGGCGGGCGCGGTGCTCTCGGCGCACGGGGCGGAACCCGTGTCCGTGGTCGCCCTGGGTGACGCCGTGCTTCTCCCCGGGCTGGTGAATGCGCATTCCCACCTCGAGCTCACCACGCTGCGCGGATTTCTCGAGGGCCTCGACTTCCGCGAGTGGTTGCGCACCCTCACGGCGGTGCGGCGCGACCTGCTCACGGAAGCAGACCTGCTGGATGCGTCGCGGGTGGGCATCGTGGAGGCGCTGCGCCATGGCATCACCACGCTGGCCGACTGCACCGACTCCGCGATGCCCCTGCACGCCATGCGCGAGCTGGGCGTGCGCGGCATTGGGTATGTCGAGCTGTTCGGCCCGGATCCGGCGCAGCGTGACGAGTCCCTGTCGCGGTTGCGGGCGCGCGTGGAGCTGCTGCGGCAGCAGGACACACCGCTCGTGCGCACCGGGGTGTCGCCGCATGCGCCGTACACGGTGTCGGCATCGCTCTTTCGTGCCACGGCCGAGTATGCGCTGGCCGAGCGATTGCCCATGGCGGTGCATGTCGCCGAGAGTGCCGCCGAAACGGCGTTCGTGTGCAGTGGCGAGGGGCCGTTCGCGGAACGCCTGCGGGCGCGCGGCATGGCCGTCGCGCCGCAGGCCCGCTCTCCCGTGGCGCTCCTCGAGGCCACCGGCGTACTGGCCGTGCGTCCACTGCTCATCCACGCCGTTCGGGTGGATGAGGCGGACCTGCAGCGTATCGCGCATCATGGGGCGAGCATCGTGCATTGCCCCCTGTCGAACGCGAAGCTCGGACAGGGCCTCGCCCCGCTCGACCGCATGCAGGCGCATGGGATCGCCGTCGGTCTCGGCACCGACTCGGTCGCGAGCAACGATCGCATGCACCTGATCGATGAAGCGCGGCAGGCAATCCTGGCGCACGCGATCCGATCCGGCAGTCCGGACTCATTGTCCGCCCACGGGGCGCTCGAGCTGGCCACGGCGGGCGGTGCGGCGGCGCTGGGGCTGGAGGCCGTGGTGGGCACGTTGGAGGTCGGCAAGGCCGCCGACCTCGCGGCCTTTCCGCTGGACGACGCCACGGTGCACACCGTGCACGATCCCGCCGTGACGCTGGTGCACGCGCTCGCCGGGCGGGCGCAGGCGACGCTGGTCACGGTGGGAGGACGAGTCCTGGTACGAGGCGGGCAGGTGCTGGTCGACGATCCCACGTGGCACGTGCGGCAGCGGGAGACGGGAGCGCGGCTCCGCCAGTGGCGGCAGCGTGGTGCGCCATGA